From Anaerotignum faecicola, the proteins below share one genomic window:
- a CDS encoding LysR family transcriptional regulator yields MEIRHLNTFIKIAMLKNFTHAAKSLGYCQSNVSMHIQQLERELGIPLFDRIGKNVSLTQYGEELLPYAQKIVSMAEYMENLMKKENEMSGTVKIGIVESLFDTLFEPVLTSYHKRFPNVKIDITVDATSALKEKLKEGAIDFACLIDKQLSRAEWNCLYSEKTPIFIIANPHNILFNKKHITLQNLENLEFILMEDMASYSRYFQQLMHEKNIKYRSFLKLQSASMARKLVESSDFLSVLPYYSIKKSVIAGKIKIVDADGFSQSQFVQVILHPNKVVSPQSKGFLEELGKYIKKFVSTEIQD; encoded by the coding sequence ATGGAAATACGTCATTTAAATACGTTTATTAAAATTGCGATGCTAAAAAATTTTACACATGCCGCAAAAAGTCTAGGCTATTGCCAATCAAATGTCAGTATGCACATTCAGCAGCTTGAACGGGAACTTGGCATACCGCTGTTTGACAGAATAGGAAAAAATGTGTCGCTTACCCAATACGGCGAAGAACTGTTGCCATACGCACAGAAAATAGTTTCTATGGCAGAATATATGGAAAACTTAATGAAAAAAGAAAATGAAATGAGCGGAACTGTAAAAATAGGCATTGTAGAATCATTATTCGACACCCTCTTTGAACCTGTACTGACAAGTTATCATAAAAGATTTCCGAATGTAAAAATAGATATTACGGTAGATGCGACGTCAGCATTGAAAGAAAAACTAAAGGAAGGCGCTATTGACTTTGCATGTTTGATAGATAAACAGCTTTCAAGGGCCGAGTGGAACTGCTTGTATAGCGAAAAAACCCCCATATTTATAATCGCTAATCCGCATAACATTTTGTTTAATAAAAAACATATAACTTTACAAAACTTAGAGAATTTGGAATTTATATTAATGGAGGACATGGCAAGTTACAGCCGGTATTTTCAGCAGTTAATGCATGAGAAAAATATAAAATACAGATCCTTTTTAAAACTTCAGAGCGCGTCAATGGCGCGGAAACTAGTTGAAAGCAGCGATTTTCTTTCTGTCCTTCCTTATTACAGTATTAAAAAATCTGTTATTGCGGGGAAAATAAAAATAGTAGATGCAGACGGATTTTCCCAATCACAGTTTGTACAGGTTATACTCCACC